One segment of Pontibacter akesuensis DNA contains the following:
- the apaG gene encoding Co2+/Mg2+ efflux protein ApaG codes for MDTKTTEGVKVTVTTNYLPDYSSPVQQHFVFAYKIRIENNSEFTVKLLRRHWYIHDSTGAMREVEGEGVVGQQPTLEPGESHEYVSGCNLKTGIGKMRGTYKMERMVDGRKFDVTIPEFTLVVPYKLN; via the coding sequence ATGGATACAAAAACAACTGAAGGTGTTAAAGTAACAGTCACAACCAATTACTTGCCGGACTACTCCAGCCCGGTGCAGCAGCACTTTGTTTTTGCCTATAAGATCAGGATTGAGAATAACAGCGAGTTTACCGTGAAGCTCCTGCGCCGCCACTGGTACATCCACGATTCCACGGGCGCCATGCGCGAGGTGGAAGGCGAAGGCGTGGTAGGCCAGCAGCCTACCCTGGAGCCCGGCGAGAGCCACGAGTACGTTTCGGGCTGCAACCTGAAAACCGGTATCGGTAAAATGCGCGGCACCTATAAAATGGAGCGCATGGTAGATGGCCGTAAATTCGACGTAACCATCCCGGAATTCACACTAGTGGTGCCTTACAAGCTGAACTAA
- the lepB gene encoding signal peptidase I, producing MNVKFWDKKAETKEPKKKKSFAREWGDAILFAVVAASLIRWATFEAYTIPTPSMEKSLLVGDFLFVSKLHYGPRTPITPLQVPLTHQTIWGTNIPSYSEAIQLEPHRLPGFSEVKRNDVVVFNYPTEDYHPADLRTNYIKRAIGLPGDSLQIKDLQVYIDGKPIENPEKLQYRYILVPEMQLSQKFFQDRNINLDGVQLIEGGYMVDATPELAKEMAALDFMKEVILYKDIPGNAEAAVFPQIPSRLKWNKDNYGPIYIPQEGATVNITGESLPFYERVILKYERNENAEVRDGKLFINGKEVTQYTFKQDYYFMMGDNRHNSLDSRYWGFVPEDHIVGKAVMIWMSTNPEGGLFDKIRWSRLFNTIK from the coding sequence ATGAACGTAAAATTCTGGGATAAGAAGGCTGAAACAAAAGAGCCGAAAAAGAAAAAAAGCTTTGCCCGCGAGTGGGGCGATGCCATCTTATTCGCCGTGGTAGCAGCCAGTTTAATTCGTTGGGCTACCTTCGAAGCGTATACTATCCCTACCCCGTCTATGGAGAAATCGCTGCTCGTAGGCGATTTCCTGTTTGTGAGCAAGCTGCACTATGGCCCGCGCACTCCGATTACCCCGCTGCAGGTACCGCTCACGCACCAGACCATTTGGGGAACAAACATCCCTTCCTACTCCGAGGCCATTCAGTTGGAGCCGCACCGCTTGCCTGGTTTCTCCGAGGTGAAGCGTAACGATGTGGTGGTGTTCAACTACCCTACAGAGGATTACCACCCGGCTGATTTACGCACGAACTACATTAAACGCGCCATCGGCTTGCCCGGAGATTCGCTTCAGATAAAGGACCTGCAGGTATATATTGACGGAAAGCCAATTGAGAACCCGGAGAAGTTGCAGTACAGGTACATACTTGTGCCAGAGATGCAGCTTTCCCAGAAGTTTTTCCAGGACAGGAACATCAACCTGGATGGGGTTCAGCTAATTGAAGGCGGGTATATGGTAGATGCCACGCCTGAATTAGCCAAAGAGATGGCAGCGCTTGATTTCATGAAGGAAGTTATCCTCTATAAAGATATTCCTGGAAATGCCGAAGCAGCTGTATTCCCGCAGATACCAAGCAGACTAAAGTGGAACAAGGACAACTACGGTCCCATCTATATCCCACAGGAAGGAGCCACCGTGAATATCACAGGCGAATCGCTGCCGTTTTACGAGCGCGTGATCTTGAAGTATGAGCGCAACGAAAACGCAGAGGTACGCGACGGAAAATTGTTCATTAACGGCAAAGAGGTAACGCAATATACGTTCAAGCAAGACTATTACTTTATGATGGGTGATAACCGCCACAATTCATTAGACTCGCGCTACTGGGGCTTTGTACCGGAAGATCATATAGTTGGTAAGGCCGTGATGATCTGGATGTCTACTAACCCGGAAGGCGGACTGTTTGACAAAATCCGCTGGAGCCGTCTCTTCAACACTATTAAGTAG
- a CDS encoding YsnF/AvaK domain-containing protein, producing MNQQTERQTVIGIFDYGVDAQMAAQQLEKAGIASSKIDVVVNGARDKNTAGAQPTTNRDNDNKTGNFFNSLMDNRDESTKYSELAKNGSVVTVHTSSRTEAKTVSETLDKCGAIDVNERAAQGGMMSSSTKGKWTDSSSSIPVVEENLQVGKREVETGGVRLRSRIIERPVEEHLRLREEHVHVERNAVNRPANERDLANFKDGEKVMTEHAEVPIVNKEARVVEEVRLEKDSTTRDETVRDTVRKQDIDVDQINTDKNERTDRDIRNDRL from the coding sequence ATGAATCAACAAACAGAAAGACAAACAGTAATAGGAATTTTTGATTATGGAGTAGACGCGCAGATGGCTGCCCAACAACTTGAAAAAGCTGGTATTGCCAGTAGCAAGATTGATGTGGTGGTAAACGGTGCCCGGGATAAAAACACTGCAGGCGCCCAGCCAACAACCAACCGCGATAACGACAATAAAACAGGTAATTTTTTCAACTCATTGATGGATAACCGTGATGAGTCTACAAAGTACTCAGAGCTGGCCAAAAACGGTTCTGTTGTAACAGTGCATACTTCATCCAGAACCGAAGCCAAAACAGTTTCAGAGACATTGGATAAGTGCGGTGCCATTGATGTAAACGAACGCGCAGCACAAGGCGGCATGATGTCCTCATCTACTAAAGGCAAATGGACCGACTCCAGCTCATCGATACCGGTAGTAGAAGAAAACCTGCAGGTAGGTAAGCGTGAGGTGGAAACCGGCGGCGTAAGACTAAGAAGCCGCATAATTGAGCGGCCTGTAGAAGAGCATCTGCGTCTGCGTGAGGAGCACGTGCATGTGGAGCGCAACGCTGTAAACAGACCAGCAAATGAGCGGGATCTGGCCAACTTCAAAGATGGTGAGAAAGTAATGACTGAGCACGCAGAGGTACCAATCGTAAACAAAGAGGCACGCGTAGTGGAAGAAGTTAGGTTAGAAAAAGACTCTACCACACGTGATGAGACCGTGAGAGACACAGTTCGCAAGCAGGATATTGATGTAGACCAGATCAATACTGACAAAAACGAGCGCACGGATCGTGATATCAGAAACGACAGACTATAA
- a CDS encoding ABC transporter substrate-binding protein encodes MHFRSLILYLSTILGLFSACSEAAKTGTDKTVFRYNQPEALSSLDPAFARNQANIRAVTQLYNGLVELDQELKTGPGIAKSWEVSEDGRSYTFHLRDDVYFHDSEVFKSGKGRKVTAADFEYSFKRIVDPATASTGAWVFNDKVLTDASGAISDTAFLAVNDSTFKVYLNEPFIAFMEILTMPYAYVVPQEAVAKYGKDFRANPVGTGPFVFKLWDEGNAIVMHRNPRYWKKDAQGQQLPYLDAVQITFITDKKSEFLTFMQGKLDYLSGIKEGSRDLILNNDGTIQEDFKDAFTVQKVPYLNTEYIGFQLDPTNLSNPNPALKDKRVRQALSYAINKKEMIAYFRNNMGIPGESGMVPPSLPSFDAKAVVGYSYNPQKAVALLQEAGYNAGNPLQMRLSTVAEHKELAEYMQKKWAEVGAKVQIDINQAPAHQETVDNGRAPFFMKSWLGDYPDAENYLALFYSKNFSPAGPNKTHFVNEEFDRLYEKANLERDVKKRWALYQQMDQIVMDEAPVIVLFYDEVIMLTQNNIVGLEANPMNTLKLEQVRKL; translated from the coding sequence ATGCATTTCAGATCACTTATCCTTTATTTATCCACAATTCTGGGGCTTTTTTCCGCCTGCTCTGAAGCCGCTAAAACAGGAACGGACAAAACAGTTTTTAGGTATAACCAGCCCGAAGCTTTGTCGTCGCTTGACCCTGCCTTTGCCCGAAACCAGGCCAACATCCGGGCAGTGACGCAGCTGTACAACGGCCTTGTGGAACTGGACCAGGAACTGAAGACCGGACCAGGTATAGCTAAAAGCTGGGAGGTTTCCGAAGATGGCCGCAGCTATACCTTCCACCTGCGGGATGATGTATACTTTCACGACAGTGAAGTATTTAAAAGTGGCAAAGGGCGCAAAGTTACTGCCGCCGACTTTGAGTACTCTTTTAAGCGAATTGTCGATCCTGCCACCGCCAGCACAGGTGCCTGGGTCTTTAATGATAAGGTATTGACTGATGCCTCCGGGGCTATCTCAGACACGGCTTTTCTGGCAGTGAACGACAGCACGTTTAAAGTCTACCTGAACGAGCCGTTTATCGCTTTCATGGAGATTCTGACGATGCCGTATGCCTATGTAGTGCCGCAGGAGGCTGTAGCCAAGTATGGCAAAGATTTTCGTGCGAACCCGGTAGGGACAGGGCCTTTCGTTTTTAAGCTTTGGGATGAAGGCAATGCTATCGTTATGCACCGCAACCCGAGGTACTGGAAAAAAGATGCTCAGGGGCAACAACTGCCATACCTGGATGCGGTACAGATAACCTTTATCACCGATAAGAAATCTGAGTTCCTGACCTTTATGCAGGGCAAGCTCGATTACCTTTCCGGAATCAAGGAAGGCTCCCGCGATTTGATCCTTAACAACGATGGCACCATTCAGGAAGACTTCAAAGATGCTTTCACGGTTCAGAAAGTGCCTTACCTGAACACCGAGTATATAGGCTTTCAGTTGGACCCAACCAATTTGAGCAATCCAAACCCGGCGCTAAAGGATAAGCGCGTACGGCAGGCGCTGAGCTACGCCATCAATAAGAAGGAGATGATCGCCTACTTTCGTAACAACATGGGCATTCCCGGTGAGTCGGGCATGGTGCCGCCATCGCTGCCCTCCTTTGATGCCAAGGCCGTGGTAGGGTATAGCTATAACCCGCAGAAGGCGGTGGCCTTGCTGCAGGAGGCAGGCTACAATGCAGGCAACCCGCTGCAAATGCGCCTTAGCACGGTGGCCGAGCACAAGGAACTAGCCGAGTACATGCAGAAGAAGTGGGCTGAGGTGGGGGCAAAGGTGCAGATCGACATCAACCAGGCACCAGCGCACCAGGAAACCGTGGACAACGGCCGCGCTCCCTTCTTTATGAAATCCTGGCTGGGCGACTACCCGGATGCCGAAAACTACCTGGCTTTGTTTTACAGCAAGAACTTTTCGCCGGCCGGCCCCAACAAAACGCATTTTGTTAACGAAGAGTTTGACCGGCTATATGAGAAAGCGAACCTGGAACGGGACGTGAAAAAGCGGTGGGCGCTATACCAGCAGATGGATCAAATTGTGATGGATGAAGCCCCGGTAATCGTACTCTTTTATGACGAGGTGATTATGCTGACGCAAAACAACATTGTAGGGCTGGAGGCAAACCCCATGAATACCCTTAAACTGGAGCAGGTACGGAAGCTGTAA
- a CDS encoding DUF5683 domain-containing protein — protein MRLKAGTVIWLLGMVLYFAPATPLLAQVITVGPDSTLVPTVEAAEPIPILYDSINEKKWFFLSEWDKPAKAALFSAVVPGAGQFYNKAYWKVPIVYATGAVLGFFLIDNNNKYQDFRVALLQRKRNEVDKYVDHQVYGKQKQNGTINLEGSRDFYRRNRDLTVILSVAAWGLQVAEAYVHAHMKDFDVSDDLALRMEPSLLPVTSQPGSVTPAFTLTLYTRSK, from the coding sequence ATGAGGCTAAAGGCAGGTACAGTAATCTGGCTGCTGGGCATGGTTTTATACTTTGCTCCGGCTACCCCGCTGCTGGCGCAGGTGATTACCGTAGGTCCTGATTCTACCCTTGTGCCGACAGTGGAGGCCGCTGAACCCATTCCAATTCTCTATGACTCAATAAATGAGAAAAAATGGTTTTTCCTGAGTGAGTGGGACAAGCCAGCCAAAGCAGCCTTGTTCTCGGCCGTTGTTCCGGGAGCAGGCCAGTTTTACAACAAAGCCTATTGGAAAGTACCCATTGTTTACGCCACAGGCGCTGTATTGGGGTTTTTCCTTATAGATAACAACAACAAGTACCAGGATTTCAGAGTGGCCCTGCTTCAGCGTAAGCGCAATGAAGTGGACAAGTATGTGGATCATCAGGTTTATGGCAAACAAAAACAAAATGGAACCATTAACCTGGAGGGAAGCCGCGACTTTTACCGCCGCAATCGCGACCTGACTGTTATACTTTCAGTAGCTGCCTGGGGGTTGCAGGTGGCAGAGGCCTATGTGCATGCGCACATGAAAGACTTTGACGTGAGCGATGATCTGGCGCTACGCATGGAGCCCAGCCTTCTACCTGTCACTTCACAACCCGGAAGCGTTACTCCCGCTTTTACATTGACTTTATATACCCGTTCTAAATGA
- a CDS encoding ParA family protein, translating into MGKIIAVANQKGGVGKTTTAINLAASLAALEYKTLLVDADPQANATSGLGFDPATITSSIYECMVEDVKAQDIILKSPNFDFLDLIPSHIDLVGAEVEMINMPNREEKMREALSTLKQQYDYIIIDCSPSLGLITVNSLTAADSVVIPVQCEYFALEGLGKLLNTIKIIQSRLNMELAIEGILLTMYDVRLRLSNQVVEEVKTHFQQMVFDTIIPRNVKLSESPSFGIPALLHDAESKGALSYLNLAREIAEKNSVALAK; encoded by the coding sequence ATGGGAAAGATAATTGCGGTTGCAAACCAGAAAGGTGGCGTAGGCAAAACAACCACCGCCATTAACCTGGCGGCCAGCCTGGCAGCTTTAGAGTACAAAACACTTTTAGTGGATGCAGACCCGCAGGCCAATGCCACGTCGGGATTGGGCTTTGACCCTGCCACCATAACGAGTAGCATTTATGAGTGCATGGTAGAGGACGTGAAAGCGCAGGATATCATCCTGAAGTCGCCTAACTTCGATTTCCTGGACCTTATCCCGTCGCACATCGACCTGGTTGGTGCCGAGGTGGAGATGATCAACATGCCAAACCGCGAGGAAAAAATGCGGGAGGCACTAAGCACCCTGAAGCAGCAGTACGACTACATCATCATCGACTGCTCCCCTTCGCTTGGCCTGATCACGGTTAACTCGCTCACAGCAGCCGACTCGGTGGTGATACCGGTGCAGTGTGAGTACTTTGCCCTGGAAGGCTTGGGCAAGCTGCTGAACACCATCAAGATCATACAGTCGCGCTTGAACATGGAGCTGGCCATTGAGGGCATCTTGCTCACGATGTACGACGTGCGCCTGCGCCTGAGCAACCAGGTGGTGGAAGAGGTGAAAACGCACTTCCAGCAAATGGTGTTCGATACCATTATTCCCCGCAACGTGAAACTGAGTGAATCACCTAGCTTTGGCATTCCGGCACTGCTGCACGATGCAGAGAGCAAGGGCGCGTTAAGCTACCTGAACCTTGCCCGCGAGATAGCAGAGAAGAACAGTGTAGCGCTGGCAAAATAA
- a CDS encoding ParB/RepB/Spo0J family partition protein — protein MSENTNSAPNKRKGGLGRGLGSLLEGNKYTGKTESSTLNEVNTIADIAIDQIQTNPYQPRTHFDQTALEELAESIKVQGIIQPITVRQLDANSYQLISGERRYQASKIAGLTVIPAYIRKADDQQMLEMALIENIQRENLNAIEIALSYQRLLSECSMKQEELGDRVGKKRTTVTNYLRLLKLPPDIQIALRDNLITMGHARALINIDTVEQQLDVFKEVVAKELSVRKVEELVRNLQNAKKKPEAQHKLQFNKYEDELKSVQTRLSSQFGTKIQVKANEEGKGEIKIPFVSVDELNRILEILNY, from the coding sequence ATGTCCGAAAACACGAATTCTGCACCTAACAAACGCAAAGGCGGCCTTGGCAGAGGCCTTGGATCCCTGCTAGAGGGAAATAAATACACCGGCAAAACCGAGTCATCCACCTTAAACGAAGTTAATACCATCGCAGATATAGCCATTGATCAGATACAGACGAACCCCTACCAGCCGCGCACGCATTTTGACCAAACCGCGCTGGAGGAATTGGCAGAGTCTATCAAAGTACAGGGAATCATTCAGCCGATTACGGTGCGCCAGCTGGACGCTAACTCTTATCAGCTGATTTCAGGAGAACGCCGCTACCAGGCTTCTAAAATTGCTGGCCTCACTGTAATTCCCGCTTACATCCGCAAGGCCGATGACCAGCAGATGCTGGAGATGGCCCTGATTGAGAACATCCAGCGCGAAAACCTGAATGCCATTGAGATTGCCCTCTCCTACCAGCGCCTGCTCTCTGAGTGCAGCATGAAACAGGAAGAACTGGGCGACCGCGTCGGCAAAAAGCGCACCACCGTTACAAATTACCTGCGCCTGCTCAAGTTGCCTCCGGATATTCAGATCGCCCTGCGCGATAACCTGATCACCATGGGCCACGCCCGTGCCCTGATTAACATCGATACAGTGGAGCAGCAGCTCGATGTGTTTAAGGAAGTGGTGGCGAAGGAGCTGTCGGTACGAAAGGTTGAGGAGCTGGTGCGTAACCTGCAGAATGCCAAGAAGAAACCGGAAGCACAGCACAAGCTACAGTTCAACAAGTATGAAGATGAGCTAAAGTCGGTGCAAACCAGACTGTCGTCACAATTCGGAACAAAGATACAGGTGAAGGCGAACGAGGAGGGAAAAGGCGAAATCAAGATTCCGTTTGTGTCGGTGGATGAGCTGAACCGTATTCTCGAAATCCTAAACTACTAA
- the arsC gene encoding arsenate reductase (glutaredoxin) (This arsenate reductase requires both glutathione and glutaredoxin to convert arsenate to arsenite, after which the efflux transporter formed by ArsA and ArsB can extrude the arsenite from the cell, providing resistance.), whose translation MKMLKIYHNARCSKSRQTLELIQQAGQDVEVVDYLKNPPTAEEINRLLQKLDMKPGQLIRQGEAIFKENYKGRQLTDHELIAAMVAHPVLIERPIVVKGDKAVLGRPPENVQQLL comes from the coding sequence ATTAAGATGCTCAAAATATACCATAATGCCCGATGCAGCAAGAGCCGCCAGACACTGGAACTCATTCAACAGGCAGGGCAAGACGTGGAGGTGGTGGATTACCTGAAAAACCCACCTACGGCAGAGGAGATCAACCGACTTTTGCAAAAGCTAGACATGAAACCCGGACAGCTCATACGCCAGGGCGAAGCTATTTTTAAGGAGAACTACAAAGGCAGGCAACTAACGGACCATGAGCTGATAGCTGCAATGGTCGCTCACCCGGTACTCATCGAGCGGCCGATAGTGGTGAAAGGAGACAAAGCCGTACTGGGCCGACCTCCTGAAAACGTGCAGCAGCTGCTTTAA
- the ung gene encoding uracil-DNA glycosylase yields the protein MNVKIEESWQNVLQDEFEKPYFKELVSFVKDEYTTQKVYPAGNQIFNAFQMCPFDEVKVVILGQDPYHGPNQANGLAFSVSDKVRTPPSLLNIFKEIKSDLGKDMPATGNLERWAQQGVLLLNATLTVRAGNAGSHQKKGWEEFTDAVVQQVNELKEHVVFMLWGAYAQKKGAFIDERKHLVLIAAHPSPFAADRGFFGTKHFSKANKYLQEHGKEPIEW from the coding sequence ATGAATGTAAAGATAGAAGAAAGCTGGCAAAATGTGTTACAAGATGAATTTGAAAAGCCATACTTCAAGGAGCTGGTTTCTTTTGTAAAAGACGAATACACCACGCAAAAGGTTTATCCGGCAGGCAATCAGATTTTTAACGCCTTCCAGATGTGTCCGTTTGATGAGGTGAAGGTGGTGATTCTGGGGCAGGACCCTTATCACGGGCCTAATCAGGCCAATGGGCTGGCCTTTTCGGTGAGCGACAAGGTACGGACACCGCCTTCGCTGCTCAACATTTTCAAAGAGATTAAAAGCGACCTCGGCAAAGACATGCCCGCCACCGGCAACCTGGAGCGGTGGGCACAGCAGGGGGTACTGCTGCTGAATGCCACCCTTACGGTTCGTGCAGGCAACGCAGGCTCCCATCAGAAGAAAGGCTGGGAGGAGTTTACGGACGCCGTGGTGCAGCAGGTAAACGAGTTAAAGGAGCATGTGGTGTTTATGCTTTGGGGTGCCTATGCCCAGAAAAAAGGTGCTTTTATTGATGAGCGCAAGCACCTGGTGTTAATAGCAGCGCACCCATCACCCTTTGCCGCCGATCGCGGATTTTTTGGTACAAAGCATTTCAGCAAAGCCAACAAGTACTTGCAGGAGCATGGCAAGGAACCGATTGAGTGGTAA
- a CDS encoding metal-dependent hydrolase gives MKITYYGQSCFLFEIGDNRVLFDPFISPNEFASSINVDDIKADYILLSHGHQDHVHDAEQIAKNNNSTIIAIHEIANWFGNNGVEKTHPMNIGGKVTLPFGTVKMVSAIHSNSLPDGSYAGAAAGFVVEAEEKTFYFAGDTALTYDMKLIPEQFDVDFALMPIGDNFTMDVHDAMIAADFVQVDKVIGMHYDTFPYIKIDKEEVMEVAKMVDKELILMEIGQTIEL, from the coding sequence ATGAAAATAACGTACTACGGCCAATCATGCTTCTTATTCGAAATTGGAGACAACCGCGTCTTGTTCGACCCGTTTATCTCCCCCAACGAATTCGCATCCAGCATAAACGTAGACGATATCAAGGCAGACTACATCCTGCTCTCCCACGGCCACCAGGACCATGTGCACGATGCTGAGCAGATAGCCAAGAACAATAACAGTACCATTATCGCCATACATGAGATTGCCAACTGGTTTGGCAACAATGGTGTGGAGAAAACGCACCCGATGAACATTGGCGGTAAAGTAACGCTTCCTTTCGGAACCGTTAAAATGGTGAGTGCCATACATTCCAACTCTTTGCCTGATGGCTCCTATGCAGGGGCTGCGGCAGGCTTTGTGGTGGAAGCGGAGGAGAAAACATTCTACTTCGCCGGCGATACCGCCCTCACTTATGACATGAAACTTATCCCGGAGCAGTTTGATGTGGACTTCGCACTGATGCCAATCGGGGATAACTTTACCATGGATGTACATGACGCCATGATCGCTGCCGACTTTGTGCAGGTTGACAAGGTAATCGGGATGCATTATGACACGTTCCCTTACATCAAAATAGACAAGGAAGAGGTGATGGAAGTGGCGAAAATGGTAGACAAAGAACTTATTTTGATGGAGATAGGTCAAACTATCGAATTATAG
- a CDS encoding YsnF/AvaK domain-containing protein — protein sequence MDKRKDKIQTSEFEQKLQESIREDKRLEDFREEHHRDTRHYDESRPDAPHLEANTESETIPVVEETVRVGKEIVETGKVRISKRVHESEVDVELPTVHEEIDVQRVPVNMPVEDTPPPVRYEGDVMIIPVLREEVVVQKRLVVVEELHVTRKRTQTNETERIVLRKEEVNVDRVDNTNHNPR from the coding sequence ATGGACAAAAGAAAAGACAAAATACAAACTTCTGAATTCGAGCAAAAGCTACAGGAGAGCATTCGTGAGGATAAACGCCTTGAAGACTTTCGTGAGGAGCATCACCGTGACACGCGCCATTATGATGAGTCACGCCCTGATGCGCCACACCTAGAAGCTAATACAGAATCAGAGACCATACCTGTAGTGGAGGAAACCGTGCGGGTAGGCAAAGAAATAGTGGAAACAGGAAAAGTACGCATATCAAAGCGCGTGCATGAAAGTGAAGTTGACGTGGAGCTCCCCACCGTGCACGAAGAGATTGATGTGCAGCGGGTGCCCGTAAACATGCCTGTGGAAGACACCCCACCCCCGGTGCGGTACGAGGGAGATGTAATGATTATCCCGGTGCTGCGTGAAGAGGTGGTGGTTCAGAAGCGCCTGGTGGTGGTAGAGGAACTACACGTTACCAGAAAGCGAACACAAACAAATGAGACAGAAAGAATTGTCCTCCGAAAAGAGGAAGTAAATGTTGATCGGGTTGACAACACAAACCACAACCCGCGCTAA
- a CDS encoding LolA-like protein has product MEKHTFTQSACLLLALLLFSCLSYAGMPKTKYKSGAALVKAMHKHWQGKWYPNFKFEQRAIFYDKGTVTKEEVWQEIYSQPSRLHIRFDGFESGKGVIFAQDSVYSFTDNNLTASKAQIHPLVLLSFDVYFYKPEVTVAKLQQLNFDLNKTTTADWKGRKAIVVGTTNAADSSSSQFWVDAERLYVLRIVTNNGGITRDVEMNNYKLLENNWVATEIVFKTNGETTMREEYYNISFPDTADNAWFEPTNFKNTRW; this is encoded by the coding sequence ATGGAAAAACACACCTTTACCCAAAGCGCCTGCCTTTTGCTCGCGCTGTTGCTTTTCTCCTGCCTCAGTTATGCAGGTATGCCCAAAACCAAGTATAAAAGTGGCGCAGCATTGGTAAAAGCCATGCACAAACACTGGCAAGGCAAATGGTATCCTAATTTTAAATTTGAGCAACGTGCCATATTTTATGACAAAGGCACCGTTACAAAAGAGGAAGTTTGGCAGGAGATTTACAGCCAACCAAGCCGGCTGCACATCCGCTTTGATGGGTTTGAGAGTGGCAAAGGCGTCATTTTTGCCCAAGACTCGGTGTATAGCTTTACTGATAATAACCTGACTGCCTCCAAAGCACAGATTCACCCGCTCGTGTTGCTATCCTTTGATGTGTACTTCTACAAGCCTGAGGTTACGGTGGCAAAACTGCAGCAACTTAACTTCGACCTAAACAAAACAACAACAGCCGACTGGAAGGGCCGCAAAGCTATTGTGGTGGGCACTACCAACGCCGCAGACAGCAGCAGCAGTCAATTTTGGGTTGATGCGGAGCGACTGTACGTGCTGCGTATTGTGACCAATAACGGCGGCATAACGCGCGATGTGGAAATGAACAACTACAAACTCCTGGAAAACAACTGGGTAGCCACTGAAATAGTGTTCAAGACGAATGGCGAAACTACTATGCGCGAAGAATACTACAACATAAGCTTCCCGGACACGGCAGATAATGCCTGGTTCGAACCCACTAACTTCAAAAACACGCGTTGGTAG
- the dapB gene encoding 4-hydroxy-tetrahydrodipicolinate reductase, which yields MRILLIGYGKMGKTIEQMAVAQGHEIAGRIDHENAQELQKYTSADTDVAIEFTHPASAFENISYCLKNGIPVVSGSTGWLSHFEEAKALCQEYQGAFFYASNYSVGVNLFFHFNEYIARKMQEYQAYGVSIREIHHLQKVDKPSGTGITTAEGILASYKDLEGWVADNPEEKTKLNIASEREPNVVGTHIVTYSSEVDQIELGHVAHSRAGFAEGAVMAAAWLQGRQGVYGMKDLLNL from the coding sequence ATGAGAATTTTACTGATCGGCTATGGCAAGATGGGGAAAACCATCGAGCAAATGGCTGTGGCACAAGGCCATGAAATAGCGGGCCGGATTGACCATGAAAATGCGCAGGAACTACAGAAGTATACTTCTGCCGACACTGACGTGGCCATTGAGTTCACGCATCCCGCGTCTGCTTTCGAAAACATCAGCTACTGTCTGAAGAACGGCATCCCTGTGGTGTCGGGCTCTACCGGCTGGCTAAGCCATTTTGAAGAAGCAAAAGCCCTTTGCCAGGAGTACCAGGGCGCCTTTTTTTATGCCTCCAACTACAGCGTGGGCGTAAACCTGTTCTTCCACTTCAACGAATACATTGCCCGTAAAATGCAGGAATACCAAGCGTACGGTGTTTCTATCCGGGAAATACACCACCTGCAGAAGGTAGACAAGCCTAGCGGAACAGGCATCACGACGGCAGAGGGTATACTGGCTAGTTACAAAGATTTAGAGGGCTGGGTGGCTGATAATCCGGAAGAAAAAACTAAATTAAACATCGCGTCGGAGCGTGAGCCCAATGTAGTTGGCACCCATATTGTAACTTACAGTTCTGAAGTAGACCAAATTGAACTGGGGCATGTAGCCCACAGTCGTGCGGGTTTTGCCGAGGGCGCTGTAATGGCTGCTGCCTGGTTGCAAGGCCGACAAGGCGTGTACGGTATGAAGGACCTGCTGAACCTCTAA